The Bradyrhizobium sp. CCBAU 051011 DNA segment CCTGCTGCTGGAAGTCGCGGGCTAGCCAGGACAGGCGCGCCCTGCCTCACACGTCGACGTTGGCGCTGAGCGAATTATCCTGGATGAATTCGCGGCGCGGTTCGACCACATCACCCATCAGCTTGGTGAAGATGTCGTCGGCCTCGTCGACCTCCTTGACCTTCACCTGCAGCAGCGAGCGCTCGTTGGTGTCGAGCGTGGTTTGCCAGAGCTGTTCGGGGTTCATCTCGCCGAGGCCTTTGTAACGCTGCAGCGCCACGCCCTTGCGGCCGGCGTCGGTCACCGCCTCGAACAGGCTGACCGGCCCGTGAATCGCAGTCTCGGAATCCTTGCGGCGCAGCAAGCCGGGATTCGGATAGGCCTCCTGCAGCTTCGCGGCGTAGTCGTCGAGCTTGCGCGCGTCCGCCGAGCCGAGCAAGGCGTCGTCGATGATCGCGACGTCCTTGACGCCGCGGATGGTGCGCTCGAAGGTAAAGCCTTCGCCCTCGGTGAAACGGCCAACCCAGCCGCGCTCGACTTCGTCGGCCAGCTTGTCCAGGCGCTTGGCGATGTATTCGGCCGCGGCGTTGGCGGTGGCAAGATCGGCGGTGATCCTCGGGTTGAGCACGCCCGCGATCGCGGCCTGCTCGACCACCTTGCGATTATAGCGGCTGTGCAGATTGTTCAGGATGCCGCGGATGACGCGCGCGTCCTCCACCAGCGACAGCAGGTCGCGGCCGCCGCGCTCCGATCCTGTCGCCGGCCTGAAGACGCAGTCGTCGAGGCCGGTTCCGATCAAATAATTCTCCAGTGCGCGCTCGTCTTTCAGGTACTGCTCGGACTTGCCGCGCGTCACCTTGTAGAGCGGCGGCTGCGCGATATAGAGGTGGCCGCGGTCGATCAATTCGCGCATCTGCCGGTAGAAGAAGGTCAGCAGCAGCGTGCGGATATGTGCGCCGTCGACATCGGCGTCCGTCATCACGATGATCTTGTGGTAGCGCAGCTTGTCGGCCGAGAAGTCGTCGCTGATGCCGGTGCCGAGCGCGGTGATCAGCGTGCCGATCTGCTCCGACGACAGCATCTTGTCGGTGCGGACGCGCTCGACATTGAGGATCTTGCCGCGCAGCGGCAGCACCGCCTGGAATTCGCGGTTGCGGCCCTGCTTGGCGCTGCCGCCGGCCGAGTCACCCTCGACGATGAACAGTTCCGACTTGGCCGGATCCTTCTCCTGGCAGTCGGCGAGCTTGCCGGGCAGCGAGGAGACGCTGAGCGGGCTCTTGCGGGTCAGTTCGCGCGCCTTGCGGGCGGCTTCGCGCGCGGCGGCGGCCTGGATCACCTTGCCGACGATGACTTTCGCTTCGCTCGGATGCTCCTCGAACCACGCGGCCAGCGCCTCGTTGAGCACGTTCTCGACCACCGGCCGCACTTCCGAGGACACCAGCTTGTCCTTGGTCTGCGACGAAAACTTCGGGTCCGGCACCTTCACCGACAGCACGGCAGTGAGGCCTTCGCGGCAATCGTCGCCGGTGAGCGCGATCTTCTCCTTCTTCGCATTGGCCTCGGCGTAGCCGTTGACCTGGCGCGTCAGCGCGCCGCGGAAGCCGGCGAGATGGGTGCCGCCGTCGCGCTGCGGGATGTTGTTGGTGAAGCACAGCACGTTCTCATGGTAGCTGTCGTTCCACCATAGCGCCGCCTCGACGCCGATGCCGTTCGCCTCCGCCCGAACCATGATCGGGACGGGGACGATCGCCTTCTTGTTGCGGTCGAGATATTTGACGAACTCCTCGACGCCACCGACGTAGCGCATCTCCTCTCGCTTCTCGACGGCGTGACGCATGTCGGAGAGGATGATGTGAACGCCGGAATTCAGGAAGGCGAGTTCGCGCAGCCTGTGTTCCAGGGTCGCGAAATCATACTCGATGTTCTTGAAGGTCTCGGGCGAGGCGAGGAAGGTCACCTCGGTGCCGCGCCTGCCCTTGCCGTCACCGACCACCTTCAGCGGCGCCAGCGAGTCGCCATGGGCGAACTCGACGAAATGCTCCTTGTCGTCGCGCCAGACCCTGAGCTTCAGCGAGCTCGACAGCGCGTTGACGACGGAGACGCCGACGCCGTGCAGGCCGCCGGAAACCTTGTAGGAGTTCTGGTCGAACTTACCGCCGGCATGGAGCTGGGTCATGATGACTTCGGCGGCGGAGATGCCTTCGCCCTTGTGGATGTCGACGGGAATACCGCGGCCGTCATCGCGCACGGTAACGGAATTGTCGGCGTTGAGGATTACGTCGACGCGCGTGGCGTGGCCCGCAAGCGCCTCGTCGATCGCGTTGTCGACGACCTCGTAGACCATGTGGTGCAGGCCGGAACCGTCATCGGTGTCGCCGATATACATGCCCGGCCGCTTGCGCACCGCATCGAGGCCCTTCAACACCCGGATCGATTCCGCGCCGTACTCGACCGGAATGGGATGCTCAGTGTCGGCAGGGGTCCGCCGGGCAGGTTCTGTCATGTGAAGCCTTCGAGGGTGTCCGGAATCAGCTGCGCAATATGAGGCGCTGATTACGCTATTTGTGCCATGAAAGAGGCATTGCGCCTAGCGCAATCTCTCTGTCTACAAGTCTTTGAATAAATGGTGGTTTTTTACCCTTTTTCAAGGTGTTCCAGGGCCGATTCTGGGGCCCTCGAAAAGCGCGATTCGAAGGCCGATTTTGCGCCCTCGATCGCCTGATTTTCGCGGGCGGTCGCCGGGAAAAATGGCAGGCCGCCGCGGACCTGCTAGAGAGGACGGTACGACAGCTTGTGGACGTTGTCCGCCGTCGGTCGCGATCTCGGATTCGTCTGCATTGTCCTCGCCCCCACCAAAATATCGGCCGGATATCGATGGCCTCCGAGCCATCGCGGTGATGCTGGTCCTGAATTTTCACGCGTTCCCGGATGCTGCGCCGGGCGGCTTCGTCGGCGTCGACGTGTTTTTCGTGATCTCGGGCTTTCTGATCACGGGCATTATCGCGCGCGAGCTGGAACTCGGGCGCTTCAGCTTGATCGAGTTCTACAATCGGCGGATCCGGCGGATATTCCCGGCGCTGATCGTGGTGCTCTGCGCGACATTGGTGTTGGGCTGGCTCTGGATGTTGCCGCAGGCCCTGGCGCGGCTCGGCAGCGACACCTTTGCCAGCGCGGCGTTTTTGGCCAATGTCGCACTGCTGTTGCAGTCCGGCTATTTCGACATCGAATCCGCCAAAAAGCCGCTGCTGCATCTGTGGTCGCTCGGCATCGAGGAACAGTTTTATCTGTTCTGGCCGCTGCTGTTGATGCTCGCTGCCCGGCTGCGATGGCGCATTCTTGCGGTGGCCGCAATTCTTGGTGTGGGTTCGTTCGCGTTCAATGTGGTGCTGATCGGTCCGAATCCGGTTGCGACCTTCTATCTGCCGTTTACTCGGGCTTTCGAATTGCTCATTGGGGCGGCGCTGGCTTGCGGCTGGAACAAGGTCGGCCACGGTGTCAAAGCGAGCGATTGGCGGGCGTGGACCGGCGTGGCGCTGATCGCGGCGAGCGTCCCCATTATCGATAGCCACCGCGCCTTTCCGGGCTGGTGGGCGGCGATGCCCGTCGCCGGCAGCGCGCTGCTTTTGTCGGCGCCGGCGGCATGGGTGAACCGCGCCGTGCTGGCGAGCCGGCCTTTGGTGTGGATCGGCCTGATCAGCTACCCGCTCTATCTCTGGCACTGGCCGCTGTTGGTATTCGCTGGGATCGTGAAATTTGCTCCGCTGACGCTGCCGGAACGCGAATTGATATTGCTCGCGAGCGTGGTGCTGGCCTGGGCGACGTATCGGTTTGTCGAGACGCCGATCCGTTTCGGCGTCCCGAGCCGGCGCAAGATGTTCGGTCTCGGGGCCGGCATGGCCATGATCGCGGTCGCTGGCTTTGTCGCCGTCTGGGGGCGCGGCTTCGACTATCGGCTGCCGCCGGAAATCCGCGCCATGGCCAATGTGACGACGGAGAGCTTCAAATGGCGGTTTCACGAATGCCTGCTCGATCTCAGCCGCGAAATGACGTTTGCCGATACTTGCGTCGAACGCGATCGGCGGCCGCTGGTTCTGGTGTGGGGCGATTCGACCGCCGGCGCGCTGCTGCCCGGCCTGCGCAAGGCGCAGGAGGCGCGAAGCTTCGGCATTGCGCAGCTTACCTCCAGTTCCTGCATTCCGGCGCTGAACGCCGACATCCCGGGCACGCCCAATTGCCGCGCGATGAACGACAAGGTGTTTTCGCTCGTGCGGGAGATCAGCCCCGAAATCGTGTTGCTGCACGGGACTTGGGAAAAGCATCTCGACAATGTCGCTGAGACGGTGGTCGCGCTGAAGAGGAAGACGAATGCCCGCGTCGTCGTCCTCGGCGGGGTGCCGGCGTGGAAGCGCGGGCTTCCGTGCGAGGTGCTCAGATATTTCATGCTCCATCGCACGCTGATCCCGGAGCGCTCGCCCAGCGCCTCGTCGCCCACCGCCTATGATGCCGTCATGCGCGCCAGGCTCGGGCCGCTCGGCGCGGAATTCATCTCGGCGTCGGACGTCCTTTGCAACGCTGAGGGGTGCCTGACGCGCATTGGCGATGCGGCGGAAGACCTCACCGCGAGCGATCAGGTGCACCTGACCGAAAAGGCGTCGGTGTTTCTCATCGAATCGATCATCGATCGTTTGCTCGGCGGCGAGGCGCCTGCGGGCAAGGGGCGTTAACGAGCTTCTAGGCGCGGCGGCTCACCTGGCCGGCCTCCACGTCGAAAATCTCACCGGTTGCGCCGATATCGACGAACGCGGCTGGATCGGCGCCGGTCATCCAGACCTGCGCGCCGAGCTTTGCGAGTTCATCGAACAGCGCCTTGCGCCTGTTGGGATCGAGATGGGCGACGACTTCGTCGAGCAGCAACAGCGGGACGATGCCGGTCATCTCGGCGACGAGCGTGGCATGCGCCAGCACCAGCCCGATCAGCAGCGCCTTCTGCTCGCCGGTGGAGGCGTCGCGCGCCGGCATGTTTTTCGGCGCGTAGACTACCTGCAGGTCGGTGAGGTGGGGGCCATCAAGCGTGCGGCCCGCGGCGGCGTCGCGGGCGCGGCTGGCGCGCAGGATCTCGCGGTAACGATCCTCCACCGATGTCGCTGACTCCTTGACCAGCGCGTTTTCCATCCAGCCGTCGAGCATAATATGCGCCGACGGGAAGGCGGAAGCCGCGCCACGTTCGCGCAGCATTGCCGCCAGCCTCGTCACGGTCTGGCCGCGGGTGGCGGCGACCGCAACCGCAAGCTCGGCGGTCTCGCGCTCGATCGCGTCGCACCAATGGTCGTCATAGTTGCGCACTTCGAGCAGACGGTTGCGCGAGCGCAGCGAACGTTCCAGCGCCGAGACGCGGCTGGAATGCTCGCTGTCGATCGCCAGCACCAGGCGGTCGAAGAAGCGCCGCCGTTCCGAAGCAGCACCCAGGAACAGCCCGTCCATCGTCGGCGTCAGCCATACCATGCGCAGATGATCGCCGAACGCGGTCGCTGAACTTACGGGCTCGCGGTCGATCCGGCAGCGCCGACTGGTTGACGCCGCCTCCGCAGCCGGCGCATCGATGCCGGTGCCGAGCGTGGCAAGTCCGAGCGCGCCCTCGACCTCGGCGGAGACCGCCCAGGAGCCGTTGCCCTGATTGTCGGCGACATCCTCCAGCGTCGCGCGCCGCAGGCCGCGTCCCGGCGAGAGAAACGAGATCGCCTCCAGGCAATTGGTCTTGCCGGCGCCGTTCGGCCCGACCAGCACCACGACGTCCCCACGCGTCTGCACGCTTCCAGCGCGGTAATTGCGGAAGTGCGTGAGGGAGAGGCGATGGATACGGGACGGGGTCATATCAGGTTGTCATTGCCGGGCTTGACCCGGCAATCCATCGTCCGCGCTAGCGGACAATCTCATCGTACAAATCCTTCCAGTCGGGATTGCCCGCGACAATCAGATCGATTTTCCACTCGCGCGACCAATGCTTGATGTTCTTTTCGCGTTGAAGCGCGACCGCAATTGCGTCGTGTGCTTCGAAATATACCAGCGTCTTGATGCCGTATCGCTTGGTAATCCGTCAGCCAAGCCTTCCCGGTGCTGGTAGACGCGCCTCACTAGATTGTTCGTCACACCGATATACAGTGTTCCGCCGGGTTTGCTCGCGAGGATGTACACCCAATAGGTCATTTTGTTTTGATGGATTGCCGGGTCAAGCCCGGCAATGACAGTGAGCTCACACCCGCATTGGCATCAGCACATACAGCGCGCCCTTGTTGTCCTTGTCCTGCACTAGCGTCGGCGAGCCGGGGTCGGCGAGGCGCAGTACGGCGACTTCGCCTTCGATCTGGGCGGCGATGTCGAGCAGATAGCGCGAGTTGAAGCCGATATCGAGGGCGTCGGAGGCGTATTCTACTTCGAGCTCTTCAGTGGCGCTGCCGGAATCCGGGTTGGTCACCGACAGCACCAGCTTGCCGGCGGACAGCGCCAGCTTCACCGCGCGGCCGCGCTCGCTCGAAATAGTCGAGACACGGTCGACCGCCGCCTCGAAATCCTTCTTGTCGACGATCAGCTCCTTGTCGTTGTTCTGCGGAATGACGCGACCGTAATCCGGGAAGGTTCCGTCGATCAGTTTCGAGGTCAGCACGACATTGCCGAGCGTGAAGCGGATCTTGCCCTGCGACAACTCGATTTTGATTTCGGCTTCATTGTCCTCGATCAGCCGCTGCACCTCGCCCACGGTCTTGCGCGGTACGATCACGCCGGGCATGCCGGTCGCACCGGAGGGCAGCCCCAGATCGATCTGGGCCAGGCGATGTCCGTCGGTCGCAACACCGCGCAGGGTCGCGGCCTTGGCGCTGCCAGCGGTGTGCAGGTAGATACCGTTGAGGTAGTAGCGGGTCTCTTCGGTCGAGATCGCAAACTGCGTACGGTCGATCAGGCGCTTGACGTCGGAAGCCGGAAGCGAAAACGAATGCGTCATGTCGCCGGCGGCAAGGTCCGGGAAGTCGCTTTCGGGCAGCGTCTGCAGCGTGAAGCGCGAGCGGCCGGCGCGAATGGCCATCACCGAGCGGTCGCCGTCCGCTTCCAGCACGATCTGGGAGCCGTCGGGCAGTTTGCGGACGATGTCGTAGAACATATGGGCCGGCACGGTGGTGGAGCCGCCGGTCGCGGTCTCCGCCGCCAGGGTTTCGGTCACCTCGAGGTCGAGGTCGGTCGCCTTCAGCGACAGCCTGGCGTTTTCGGCGCGGACCAGCACGTTGCCGAGGATCGGGATGGTATTTCGGCGCTCGACCACGCGATGGACGTGACCCAGCGATTTCAGCAGTTGCGCGCGTTCGACGGTGACCTTCATTGCAATACCCGCCAGAGATGGAAAAGCCGGGCGGCCCGTCAAGGCAGCGCCGCGGCATTGGAAACCCGAAAAGCCGGATCAGGATCGGATTTGATCAAACCCCCGGGGGGACCGCAAGGTGGCGCGGATGGGGCGCCGGTGCAAGGGAGACAGGGCCGCGTTCCCCCACTTTTGCCGCAGAAAATGGCAGCAGAAAAAAATTCTCCCGCCCCACCCAACTCGGGCTTTACCCGAGTTAGGCATCCTAATTGTCGAAGTCGGATAGATCCGACTTCGATGAATCAGGGGCGGGAGAGGCTGGGAGGAGCCAGGTCCTTTCCTGTTAGCCGCTATTCCTGCAACTGCCGCTTCAGCGACTCGACCTCTTCGGACAGCGCATTGTCCCGGGCCACCAATGCCTCGATCTTGCGCACGGCGTGCAGCACAGTGGTGTGATCGCGCCCGCCGAACCGGCGGCCGATCTCGGGCAGCGAACGCAGCGTCAGCGTCTTCGCCAGATACATCGCGACCTGACGCGGGCGGACGACGTTCGCGGTCCGGCGGGACGACAGCAGGTCCGAACGGCTGACATTGTATTGCCGCGCGACCACCCGCTGGATGTCCTCGATCTTGATCCGCTTCGGTTCCTGCGGACGGATCAAGTCGCGCACCTCGCGTTCGGCCATTTCCAGCGTCACAGGCTGGTTGTTGAGCTTGGAGTGGGCGAGCAGGCGGTTGATGGCGCCTTCGAGGTCGCGGCCATTATGGGTGATGGTGCGCGCCAGATAATCCAGCACTGTTTCCGGCACGTCGAAGCTCGCGTGATGCGCGCGGGCCGCGGCCACGCGCGATTTGAGGATTCCGAGCCGCAGCTCTTCGCCGAGCGAGGCCATCTCGACGACGAGCCCACCGGCGAGCCGCGAGCGCACGCGGTCGTCGAGGCTTTCGAGATCTGACGGCGGACGGTCGGCGGCGATCACCACCTGGCGGCCGGCATCGATCAGCGCGTTCAGCGTGTGGCAGAACTCGGCCTGGGTCGACTTGCCCTGCAGGAACTGCAAATCGTCGATCACGAGCACGTCGATGCCGCGCAGCGCTTCCTTGAAGGCCAGCGCCGTCTGCGTCTTCAGCGCGGCGACGAAGCCGTACATGAACTTCTCTGCAGTGAGATAGAGCACCTTGCGCTCGCTGCCGGAATTGCCGGCCCATGTCACCGCCTGCAACAGATGGGTTTTGCCGAGGCCGACGCCGGCGTGAATGTAGAGCGGGTTGAACATCACGGGGTCGCCGCGGCGTCCCTCGGCGACCTGGCGTGCGGCGGCATGCGCCAGCGTGTTGGAACGGCCGATCACAAAACTTGCAAAGGTCAGGCGCGGATCGAGCGGCGAGCCGCCGAGCGCATCATGGCTGGCGGATACCGGCGCGGTCGCGGTGGCGCGCAATTCAGGCGCGGGCCGGCCATTGGCCTGCTCGGTGCGGCGTTGATCGGCTGGTGCGGTTGCTTCCTTGGCGGGCGCGGCAGATCGCATCGCCGTGCGCACGGTGAGGTCGATCCGGTGTACTTCCGGCATCTCGGCCTGCCAGCACGTCAGGACACGGTCGGCGTAATGCGCCTGGATCCAGCTCTTGAGGAACCGGGTCGGCACCGACAGATGCACGGCTTCGTCCTGCACGCCTTCCAGATCCATGCGCGCAAACCAGCTCGTATAGACGTCCTCGCCCACGCTCGTCCGCAACCGCCCCTTCACGCGCGACCAGCGATCCTGTTCCATGTTTGTCATTGCCTGAAAACTTTTCTGAATGAGTAAATAGATATCTTGCGAAATCGTCTGGCGGCTGCCTTGCAGGTTTCCTGCCAGACGTGACCTCGACATGGCGCTTCAGTCACCTCCAGACACAGATCAGGCGTGCGGCGGAATCGCCGTTTGCTCAGATCAAAGGCTGGAGGGAGTGAGAGGCTGCCGCGAGGTCAGCGCGTACTCGACGGTCTACCCGGAGCTCGCGTAAGGCGGCTAGATACGTTGTTCAGGGATTCTGAAGCATTCAGAGATTCTGAAGCGGTCACGATTGAAATGGGCGTGTCGAATGTCGCGTTGATTCCGTAAAGCATAGTACCTCCCCCTCTCGCCGCGAGAACGCGCGACGAGCAATCAGATCACAAGTGTTTTCAAAGCCAGTCTGCCGCCACCGAACATCCGCTTGTTCGTCGCTGCGCCGCCGCGTACCTCAGTCTGTCGTCTTCAACACGTTCACAAGCTCCGCGTTCCCCATCGCTGCATTGTCGGTAAGCATCTCATTCCCCTTGTCCGGAGCGCGCTTGCAACGTGAGCGCTACGCCGGGAAATTTAGACACAGAACAGCCGTTCTCATATTGCTATGAGTTACCAACTCAGCTTCGCTTGGAAAGCGCCGCTAACGCGCACACCGCCGCCGATTTGCACGTCCGCTCTTGGGTCTCATACCGCGCTGGTCAGGAGAGCCTTGAACGTCGCGAACGAGTTACAAATACACCAAGCGCGATTTCTGACAATCCGTGATTCGACGCGGCTGCCCGACTCTTCGTCGGT contains these protein-coding regions:
- the gyrB gene encoding DNA topoisomerase (ATP-hydrolyzing) subunit B, which gives rise to MTEPARRTPADTEHPIPVEYGAESIRVLKGLDAVRKRPGMYIGDTDDGSGLHHMVYEVVDNAIDEALAGHATRVDVILNADNSVTVRDDGRGIPVDIHKGEGISAAEVIMTQLHAGGKFDQNSYKVSGGLHGVGVSVVNALSSSLKLRVWRDDKEHFVEFAHGDSLAPLKVVGDGKGRRGTEVTFLASPETFKNIEYDFATLEHRLRELAFLNSGVHIILSDMRHAVEKREEMRYVGGVEEFVKYLDRNKKAIVPVPIMVRAEANGIGVEAALWWNDSYHENVLCFTNNIPQRDGGTHLAGFRGALTRQVNGYAEANAKKEKIALTGDDCREGLTAVLSVKVPDPKFSSQTKDKLVSSEVRPVVENVLNEALAAWFEEHPSEAKVIVGKVIQAAAAREAARKARELTRKSPLSVSSLPGKLADCQEKDPAKSELFIVEGDSAGGSAKQGRNREFQAVLPLRGKILNVERVRTDKMLSSEQIGTLITALGTGISDDFSADKLRYHKIIVMTDADVDGAHIRTLLLTFFYRQMRELIDRGHLYIAQPPLYKVTRGKSEQYLKDERALENYLIGTGLDDCVFRPATGSERGGRDLLSLVEDARVIRGILNNLHSRYNRKVVEQAAIAGVLNPRITADLATANAAAEYIAKRLDKLADEVERGWVGRFTEGEGFTFERTIRGVKDVAIIDDALLGSADARKLDDYAAKLQEAYPNPGLLRRKDSETAIHGPVSLFEAVTDAGRKGVALQRYKGLGEMNPEQLWQTTLDTNERSLLQVKVKEVDEADDIFTKLMGDVVEPRREFIQDNSLSANVDV
- a CDS encoding acyltransferase family protein, with protein sequence MSSPPPKYRPDIDGLRAIAVMLVLNFHAFPDAAPGGFVGVDVFFVISGFLITGIIARELELGRFSLIEFYNRRIRRIFPALIVVLCATLVLGWLWMLPQALARLGSDTFASAAFLANVALLLQSGYFDIESAKKPLLHLWSLGIEEQFYLFWPLLLMLAARLRWRILAVAAILGVGSFAFNVVLIGPNPVATFYLPFTRAFELLIGAALACGWNKVGHGVKASDWRAWTGVALIAASVPIIDSHRAFPGWWAAMPVAGSALLLSAPAAWVNRAVLASRPLVWIGLISYPLYLWHWPLLVFAGIVKFAPLTLPERELILLASVVLAWATYRFVETPIRFGVPSRRKMFGLGAGMAMIAVAGFVAVWGRGFDYRLPPEIRAMANVTTESFKWRFHECLLDLSREMTFADTCVERDRRPLVLVWGDSTAGALLPGLRKAQEARSFGIAQLTSSSCIPALNADIPGTPNCRAMNDKVFSLVREISPEIVLLHGTWEKHLDNVAETVVALKRKTNARVVVLGGVPAWKRGLPCEVLRYFMLHRTLIPERSPSASSPTAYDAVMRARLGPLGAEFISASDVLCNAEGCLTRIGDAAEDLTASDQVHLTEKASVFLIESIIDRLLGGEAPAGKGR
- the recF gene encoding DNA replication/repair protein RecF, with amino-acid sequence MTPSRIHRLSLTHFRNYRAGSVQTRGDVVVLVGPNGAGKTNCLEAISFLSPGRGLRRATLEDVADNQGNGSWAVSAEVEGALGLATLGTGIDAPAAEAASTSRRCRIDREPVSSATAFGDHLRMVWLTPTMDGLFLGAASERRRFFDRLVLAIDSEHSSRVSALERSLRSRNRLLEVRNYDDHWCDAIERETAELAVAVAATRGQTVTRLAAMLRERGAASAFPSAHIMLDGWMENALVKESATSVEDRYREILRASRARDAAAGRTLDGPHLTDLQVVYAPKNMPARDASTGEQKALLIGLVLAHATLVAEMTGIVPLLLLDEVVAHLDPNRRKALFDELAKLGAQVWMTGADPAAFVDIGATGEIFDVEAGQVSRRA
- the dnaN gene encoding DNA polymerase III subunit beta; translation: MKVTVERAQLLKSLGHVHRVVERRNTIPILGNVLVRAENARLSLKATDLDLEVTETLAAETATGGSTTVPAHMFYDIVRKLPDGSQIVLEADGDRSVMAIRAGRSRFTLQTLPESDFPDLAAGDMTHSFSLPASDVKRLIDRTQFAISTEETRYYLNGIYLHTAGSAKAATLRGVATDGHRLAQIDLGLPSGATGMPGVIVPRKTVGEVQRLIEDNEAEIKIELSQGKIRFTLGNVVLTSKLIDGTFPDYGRVIPQNNDKELIVDKKDFEAAVDRVSTISSERGRAVKLALSAGKLVLSVTNPDSGSATEELEVEYASDALDIGFNSRYLLDIAAQIEGEVAVLRLADPGSPTLVQDKDNKGALYVLMPMRV
- the dnaA gene encoding chromosomal replication initiator protein DnaA → MTNMEQDRWSRVKGRLRTSVGEDVYTSWFARMDLEGVQDEAVHLSVPTRFLKSWIQAHYADRVLTCWQAEMPEVHRIDLTVRTAMRSAAPAKEATAPADQRRTEQANGRPAPELRATATAPVSASHDALGGSPLDPRLTFASFVIGRSNTLAHAAARQVAEGRRGDPVMFNPLYIHAGVGLGKTHLLQAVTWAGNSGSERKVLYLTAEKFMYGFVAALKTQTALAFKEALRGIDVLVIDDLQFLQGKSTQAEFCHTLNALIDAGRQVVIAADRPPSDLESLDDRVRSRLAGGLVVEMASLGEELRLGILKSRVAAARAHHASFDVPETVLDYLARTITHNGRDLEGAINRLLAHSKLNNQPVTLEMAEREVRDLIRPQEPKRIKIEDIQRVVARQYNVSRSDLLSSRRTANVVRPRQVAMYLAKTLTLRSLPEIGRRFGGRDHTTVLHAVRKIEALVARDNALSEEVESLKRQLQE